A genome region from Mercenaria mercenaria strain notata chromosome 11, MADL_Memer_1, whole genome shotgun sequence includes the following:
- the LOC128546883 gene encoding uncharacterized protein LOC128546883 — MHVQRKDALERLETIKKGDDYDIGIECLREVDEHLKYIGIQSGRINDCWSEVISALRLLNTNKHLDIFKPTVIWIRRNIPQEEWDFVKDLFLCYSKKSEDDIHDLFRFLQQSRTADPVQRRWDLFLVIGKEISGTYVSRDLGKSSDQHRDIGVKGKGKLFSGDGQPEKSKCTIL, encoded by the exons ATGCACGTACAACGTAAAGACGCGTTGGAAAGGTTGGAGACAATCAAAAAAGGAG ATGACTACGATATCGGTATCGAGTGTCTGAGAGAGGTAGACGAACATCTGAAATACATTGGAATTCAATCCGGAAGGATAAATGATTGTTGGTCAGAGGTGATATCTGCCCTAAGATTATTGAACACCAATAAGCATTTAGACATCTTCAAGCCGACAGTCATATGGATAAGGCGCAACATTCCACAAGAG GAGTGGGACTTTGTCAAAGACTTATTTTTGTGTTATAGCAAGAAAAGCGAAGACGACATACACGATTTATTCAGATTCCTTCAACAATCAAGAACAGCTGATCCAGTCCAACGTCGGTGGGACTTGTTTCTCGTAATCGGAAAAGAAATATCTGGAACATATGTTTCTCGAGATTTAGGCAAATCATCAGATCAACATAGGGACATTGGCGTCAAAGGCAAAGGAAAATTGTTTTCTGGAGATGGACAACCTGAAAAaagcaaatgtacaatattatAG